A window of Mesoplasma chauliocola contains these coding sequences:
- a CDS encoding carbohydrate ABC transporter permease produces MLNKKNANSNNNIESTPKNKGFTLKFKKSPKSKNMEKGRYDLINQLIWITPGIAFVCLFSYYSIFIVLRYGMSEGGSIGAFQLSLSNIKLILFEDVTNEFTIALRNTFIYVIAAVPLSLFIALFTAKALANIVHKKAFGFFQSAFFLPYVTSSLAVAMVFATLFLNGNDPIINSIIRLFNKNANPDWREPKNTMILLIIYGTWRMLPFKIIMFTAAFLRIDRRLYQAASLDGTPKWQQFWKISLPQILPVIIYMITTGIIGAFKFMPFGLFNNYNEATASQAQTAVYFIFDKVNPSGGGIPQYGKAGAASIVLMILILVMTLFNRQLTKYLNKKFK; encoded by the coding sequence ATGTTAAATAAGAAAAATGCAAATTCAAATAATAACATTGAAAGTACACCAAAAAATAAGGGATTTACTTTAAAGTTTAAAAAGTCTCCAAAATCAAAAAATATGGAAAAAGGACGCTACGATTTAATTAATCAATTAATTTGAATAACTCCTGGTATAGCTTTTGTTTGTTTATTCTCTTACTATTCAATATTTATTGTTTTACGTTATGGAATGAGTGAGGGTGGTTCAATAGGTGCTTTTCAACTAAGTCTTTCAAACATAAAACTTATATTATTTGAAGATGTTACAAACGAATTTACAATTGCACTTAGAAATACATTCATTTACGTTATAGCAGCTGTTCCATTATCATTATTTATTGCTCTATTTACAGCGAAAGCTTTGGCAAATATAGTACACAAAAAAGCATTTGGATTTTTTCAATCAGCATTCTTTCTTCCATATGTTACTTCTTCATTAGCGGTAGCAATGGTGTTTGCAACATTATTCTTGAATGGTAATGATCCAATAATTAATTCAATTATTAGACTATTTAATAAAAACGCAAATCCAGATTGAAGAGAACCAAAAAATACAATGATACTATTAATAATATATGGTACTTGAAGAATGTTGCCTTTTAAAATAATTATGTTTACAGCAGCATTTTTAAGAATTGATAGAAGACTTTATCAAGCTGCATCATTGGATGGAACTCCAAAATGACAACAATTTTGAAAAATATCACTACCACAAATCTTACCTGTAATTATTTATATGATTACAACAGGAATAATAGGCGCGTTCAAATTTATGCCTTTTGGTTTATTTAATAACTATAATGAAGCGACAGCTTCACAAGCTCAGACAGCAGTTTACTTTATTTTTGATAAAGTTAATCCTTCAGGTGGTGGGATACCTCAATATGGTAAAGCAGGAGCTGCTTCTATAGTTTTAATGATTTTAATTTTAGTAATGACCTTATTTAATAGACAATTAACAAAGTATTTAAATAAAAAATTTAAATAG
- a CDS encoding carbohydrate ABC transporter permease yields the protein MENKIKNSLTNDSSSNKFYIDSKASKISNQKEKYEQHLNKFETKILEKEEKIVLSETFWITFILKVNLFFFKKYQPKMIYIFNWRYIRRTGKIKRKTLKMAGDVWYKNIVSGSVNWFVLILMFIVMIFPFYWMLVTSFKSNAEIDPSAQQSFFKMLWPESWNLSVYREMLDFISLTSSNQDVTFTRLFVNSFFIATISTLVQLGVSIVGGFAIYNWRTKFNSVFMIIMFSIMMVPGEAMLLGRYTIMIQMGWGNTLAALIVPFIGNVFTMYLMSNAFYSLNKDLKRAAKMDGLNSMQYFLKIALPAISATIITSFIISFIESWNSVLWPVTIMRDDTPWKTIPMMLYRMMQVSGIEPEIAIGYNPINMKMAASFLAILPMIIMFIVFNKWIINGLSKRGSSGSKG from the coding sequence ATGGAAAATAAAATAAAAAATAGTTTAACCAATGATTCTTCTTCTAATAAATTTTATATAGATAGTAAGGCATCAAAAATAAGTAATCAAAAAGAAAAGTATGAGCAACATTTAAATAAATTTGAAACAAAAATTTTAGAAAAAGAAGAAAAAATAGTTTTGTCAGAAACTTTTTGAATAACATTTATTTTAAAAGTAAATTTATTCTTTTTCAAAAAATATCAACCCAAAATGATTTACATTTTTAATTGAAGATATATTAGAAGAACAGGAAAAATTAAAAGAAAAACATTAAAAATGGCAGGTGATGTTTGATATAAAAACATTGTTAGTGGATCAGTAAACTGATTTGTCCTTATTTTAATGTTTATAGTAATGATTTTCCCATTTTACTGAATGCTTGTTACTTCCTTTAAATCAAATGCAGAAATAGATCCTTCAGCACAACAATCATTTTTTAAAATGCTTTGACCTGAAAGTTGAAATTTATCTGTGTACAGAGAAATGCTTGATTTTATTAGCTTAACATCAAGCAATCAAGATGTAACATTTACAAGACTTTTTGTTAACTCTTTCTTTATTGCAACAATTTCTACATTAGTACAACTAGGTGTTTCTATAGTTGGTGGATTTGCAATATATAACTGAAGAACAAAATTTAATTCAGTATTTATGATAATTATGTTCTCAATCATGATGGTGCCTGGAGAAGCAATGCTTTTAGGTAGATATACTATTATGATTCAAATGGGGTGAGGAAATACATTAGCTGCTCTTATAGTCCCTTTTATAGGTAATGTGTTTACAATGTATTTAATGAGTAATGCATTTTATTCATTAAATAAAGATTTAAAAAGAGCAGCAAAAATGGATGGATTGAATAGTATGCAGTACTTTTTAAAAATTGCATTACCAGCAATTAGTGCTACTATAATTACTTCATTTATTATTTCATTTATTGAGTCATGAAACTCTGTTTTATGACCAGTAACAATAATGAGAGATGACACACCTTGAAAAACAATCCCGATGATGCTTTATAGAATGATGCAAGTTTCAGGAATTGAGCCAGAAATTGCTATTGGTTATAACCCAATTAACATGAAAATGGCAGCATCCTTTCTTGCAATCTTACCAATGATAATAATGTTTATTGTATTTAACAAGTGGATTATTAACGGGCTTTCAAAAAGAGGGTCATCAGGGTCAAAGGGTTAG
- a CDS encoding PTS transporter subunit EIIB, which produces MKFTKENMLFLVDKIGGKENLVSVSHCISRLRLKLSDFEKINFEEIRKQTWCKGVLVVGTELQIVIGTEVEKFYKLFVKTIQFKTANDDELKAEVHNKSFISFVSSIFSPLMILLVVYVMWEMIRTPIHYSAIQSNISNLKEIDSILGFISKGLSWFIVIAVCWSVFNVMNGTPILGIAIGAILINPILIPLSDLDIKQGQTIFDSLNQYGWKIFGSATFPWKISFEGLIVPMIFVGIIGVYIERAMNKINFGSMRMLFQPMIVVSSTILITMFTIAPAGLILVHYMYMAFNFLMTNYVTKYIFSPILGMMYSPLITLGLHRLITPFLIQDITRYNGSFILGLMIISNICVAIGCLTFGFLNKNCKDIKKVAYANGASAFIVGVTEPAVYSISLKYKYPLIASSIGAYFGCLLYASAGVWTSASPFGIMGLVGFLSFTPDGINIDQWQGGSILWGPLSVLTGIIVSCLITIILSKFKYFKKITNQILFQEYGYVPKINKY; this is translated from the coding sequence ATGAAGTTCACTAAAGAAAATATGTTATTTCTTGTAGATAAAATAGGCGGAAAAGAAAATCTTGTTAGTGTTAGTCATTGTATTTCAAGATTAAGGTTGAAGTTAAGTGATTTTGAAAAAATTAATTTTGAAGAAATAAGAAAACAAACTTGATGTAAAGGTGTTTTAGTTGTTGGAACAGAATTGCAAATTGTAATCGGAACAGAAGTTGAAAAATTTTATAAACTTTTTGTAAAAACAATTCAATTTAAAACTGCAAATGATGATGAACTTAAAGCTGAAGTTCATAATAAATCTTTTATAAGTTTTGTTTCATCAATTTTTAGCCCGCTAATGATTCTTTTAGTTGTCTATGTTATGTGAGAGATGATTCGCACACCAATTCATTATTCTGCTATTCAAAGTAATATTTCAAATTTAAAAGAAATTGATAGTATCTTAGGATTTATATCAAAAGGATTAAGTTGGTTTATAGTTATAGCTGTTTGTTGAAGTGTTTTTAATGTAATGAATGGCACACCAATTCTAGGTATTGCAATTGGAGCAATTTTAATTAACCCAATTCTTATTCCATTATCAGACTTAGACATTAAACAAGGGCAAACAATATTTGATTCTTTAAATCAATATGGCTGAAAAATATTTGGTAGTGCAACATTTCCTTGAAAAATTTCTTTTGAAGGATTAATTGTTCCGATGATATTTGTAGGTATTATTGGAGTTTATATTGAAAGAGCAATGAATAAAATAAATTTTGGTTCAATGAGAATGCTTTTTCAACCAATGATAGTTGTTTCATCAACAATTCTTATAACAATGTTTACAATAGCACCGGCTGGTTTAATATTAGTTCATTATATGTATATGGCTTTTAATTTCTTAATGACAAACTATGTAACTAAATATATATTTTCTCCAATATTAGGAATGATGTATAGCCCACTTATAACACTTGGTCTTCATAGGCTAATAACACCATTTTTAATTCAAGACATAACTAGATATAATGGAAGTTTCATTTTAGGTTTAATGATAATTTCTAATATATGTGTTGCTATTGGTTGCTTAACTTTTGGTTTTTTGAACAAAAATTGTAAAGATATTAAAAAAGTAGCTTATGCAAATGGAGCGTCAGCATTTATTGTAGGCGTAACTGAGCCAGCTGTTTATTCAATCTCATTAAAGTATAAATACCCATTAATTGCTTCATCAATTGGTGCATACTTTGGTTGTTTGTTGTATGCTTCAGCCGGAGTCTGAACATCAGCTTCGCCTTTTGGAATAATGGGACTTGTAGGTTTTCTTTCTTTTACCCCTGATGGAATTAATATTGATCAATGACAAGGAGGCTCAATTCTATGAGGACCTTTAAGTGTTTTAACCGGAATTATAGTATCTTGTTTAATTACAATAATATTAAGTAAGTTTAAATATTTTAAAAAAATAACAAATCAAATTCTTTTTCAAGAATATGGTTATGTTCCAAAAATTAATAAATATTAA
- a CDS encoding glycoside hydrolase family 1 protein: MKKIDKSIMLGTSISANQAEGSWNINGKGLSIAEMRRFNPALDQKDINTERKMTKEKIEEALNKNSKYFYPKKEGIDFYKNYKEDIKLIADMKNDCFRTSIAWTRIFPNGDEIIPNEEGLKFYDNLIDELLKNNIEPIITISHYEMPYYLVDKFGGWKNRKLIDFYISYAKTLLLRYKDKVKYWIPFNELNAANYSVWAGAGLRDDEHENILGLSIYALHNIFIANASIIKEGKKINSNFKFGSMVATLLSYADDSNPLTVLKADKDQQMKIYAYFDVLHRGAYANYALKLYKSFGIDLNITNEDKILLKENTCDFIGFSYYMSGVISLANESLTEGNLVKVGKNKHLEENEWGWQIDPVGLRILMNRLYDRYQQPLFILENGVGFKEENPNLVMINDDYRISYLKSHLEQVQKAVEDGVECIGYTMWSPFDIVSHGTSEMSKRYGLIYVDQDDYGKGTKKRIPKKSYYWYKELCETREIK, encoded by the coding sequence ATGAAAAAAATAGATAAAAGTATAATGTTGGGAACTTCTATTTCAGCAAATCAAGCAGAAGGTTCTTGAAATATTAATGGAAAAGGTCTTTCTATAGCTGAGATGAGAAGATTTAATCCAGCGCTAGACCAAAAAGATATTAATACTGAAAGAAAAATGACAAAAGAGAAAATTGAAGAGGCACTTAATAAAAATTCAAAGTATTTTTATCCCAAAAAAGAGGGCATAGATTTTTACAAAAATTACAAAGAAGATATTAAGTTAATTGCTGATATGAAAAATGATTGTTTTAGAACATCTATTGCATGAACAAGAATTTTTCCAAATGGAGATGAAATTATACCAAATGAAGAGGGTTTAAAATTTTATGATAATTTAATCGATGAATTATTAAAAAATAATATAGAACCCATCATAACTATTTCACACTATGAAATGCCGTATTATTTAGTTGATAAATTTGGGGGATGAAAAAATCGTAAGTTAATTGATTTTTATATTAGTTATGCAAAAACTTTGTTATTAAGGTATAAAGATAAAGTTAAATACTGAATCCCATTTAATGAATTAAATGCTGCTAACTATAGTGTTTGAGCTGGTGCAGGATTAAGAGATGATGAACATGAAAATATTTTAGGACTATCAATATATGCTTTACATAATATTTTTATTGCTAATGCTTCAATTATTAAAGAAGGCAAAAAAATTAATTCGAATTTTAAATTTGGTTCAATGGTAGCAACCTTGCTGTCATATGCAGATGATTCAAACCCTTTAACAGTATTGAAAGCAGATAAAGATCAACAAATGAAAATTTATGCATATTTTGATGTTTTACATAGAGGAGCATATGCGAATTATGCGTTAAAACTTTATAAGTCTTTTGGAATAGATTTAAATATAACAAACGAAGACAAAATTTTGCTAAAAGAAAATACATGTGATTTTATAGGTTTTAGCTATTATATGTCTGGAGTTATTAGTTTAGCAAACGAATCATTGACTGAAGGAAATTTGGTTAAAGTTGGTAAAAATAAACATCTTGAAGAAAATGAATGAGGATGACAAATTGATCCTGTTGGTTTGAGAATTTTAATGAATAGATTATATGATAGATATCAACAACCATTGTTTATTCTTGAAAATGGAGTTGGTTTCAAAGAAGAGAACCCAAATCTTGTAATGATCAATGATGATTATAGAATTTCATATTTAAAATCTCATTTGGAACAAGTTCAAAAAGCAGTTGAAGACGGTGTTGAGTGCATTGGATATACAATGTGAAGCCCATTTGATATTGTTTCACATGGAACAAGTGAAATGAGTAAAAGATATGGACTAATTTATGTTGACCAAGATGATTATGGAAAAGGAACTAAAAAAAGAATTCCCAAAAAATCATATTATTGATACAAAGAACTTTGTGAAACAAGAGAAATAAAGTAA
- a CDS encoding glucose PTS transporter subunit IIA, protein MEIKIYAPVDCEILSIDKCSDSTFSQKLLGDGFLVKPKMGNFSLPFDEANVVMVFDTKHAYGFDIEGLGILIHCGLETVNLNGEPFKTLLEPNQKIIKGKKIFDVDLKLLKDKKISSETPIVFDKKITINNFKEGNYKKGDLVCTVTFVKEKAELKNEIPKLNSFESKYLVAAKQFIQNVGGFENFSDVYNCMTRLRFKINDKSKVSIKEISQNELVKGTVWNGSELQVIIGGECYKVKDEIINLKNNPNYEVTSEKKEVFIKPKMSKRFLAAVTGIMTPQIPTLMAVALLAATQALLVSLNIIPDASQMPNAADAGLFPATIYILSKVGFSLMGVLFCISTAKYFKGNVIMAALIGLTITSRMLFSGEVIDIETAKFGDWTQSDVAGPGWLLFKIGSFPILVKGYEGSVLPFIAAAILMVYLDNWIKSWINPTVDIIFRPFLVYTAVSVATLFIFGPALGMVEFGLSQICILFEKIPLGLGIALFAMLWQVMVLSGVHVAVIMSIMIGTLFQSPVVPTSLDIATAIGSFGQVGAAIGLIFVTRNSQLKNYTTGCLAAGFLGISEPIIYGATLPKIRPFIGGCIGAGIGGWLLGLLNIKASVVSGLGVFSITAVSGFADQALFILCWVVTIATGALFTILLYSEKWDEYKYSKKQFRKINKILLPIFKNKNEDLNLIKEKLNKIENVYLEEVQKNKSLFNKYYKYFILKTKYESKTNLLIQKEEKIKRKLYNNAERMLSKEKVDKVKLNKAIIKSNDFNLDKEKNEINKKLIELKNLNSEMISEYNEMIKNLTISSEKALNDLAKLSRFEEITKFKTNMHNAINSVEINFGVIDEQEQLFNKQDRLKAKTFN, encoded by the coding sequence ATGGAAATAAAAATTTATGCTCCAGTTGATTGTGAAATTCTAAGTATTGATAAATGTTCAGATTCTACTTTTTCGCAAAAACTTTTAGGTGATGGTTTTTTAGTCAAACCTAAAATGGGCAATTTCTCATTACCCTTTGATGAAGCAAATGTTGTGATGGTTTTTGATACAAAACATGCATATGGTTTTGACATAGAAGGTCTTGGCATTCTAATCCACTGTGGACTTGAAACAGTCAATTTAAATGGTGAACCTTTTAAAACTTTATTAGAGCCAAATCAGAAAATTATTAAAGGGAAAAAGATATTTGATGTAGATCTTAAATTGTTAAAGGATAAAAAGATTTCATCAGAAACTCCAATTGTATTTGACAAAAAAATAACTATAAACAACTTTAAAGAAGGAAATTATAAAAAAGGTGATTTAGTTTGTACAGTTACTTTTGTTAAAGAAAAAGCTGAATTAAAAAATGAAATTCCTAAACTTAATAGTTTTGAATCAAAATATTTAGTTGCAGCAAAACAGTTTATTCAAAATGTTGGAGGTTTTGAAAATTTTAGCGATGTTTATAATTGCATGACTAGATTGAGATTTAAAATTAATGATAAATCAAAAGTGTCAATTAAGGAAATTTCACAAAATGAACTTGTTAAAGGAACAGTTTGAAACGGTTCAGAATTACAAGTAATTATAGGTGGAGAATGTTATAAGGTTAAAGACGAAATTATTAATCTAAAAAATAATCCCAATTATGAAGTAACTTCAGAAAAAAAGGAAGTTTTTATAAAACCTAAAATGTCAAAAAGATTCTTAGCTGCTGTAACAGGAATTATGACTCCACAAATTCCAACTCTTATGGCTGTTGCACTGTTAGCTGCAACTCAGGCACTTTTAGTTTCATTAAATATAATACCTGATGCATCTCAAATGCCAAATGCAGCGGATGCAGGTCTATTTCCAGCAACTATATATATATTAAGCAAAGTAGGATTTAGCTTAATGGGTGTGCTGTTTTGTATATCAACAGCTAAATACTTTAAGGGCAATGTTATCATGGCAGCCTTGATTGGTTTGACAATTACATCTAGAATGCTTTTCTCAGGTGAAGTGATTGATATTGAAACTGCTAAATTTGGTGATTGAACACAATCAGATGTTGCAGGACCAGGTTGACTTTTATTTAAAATAGGTAGTTTTCCAATATTGGTAAAAGGATATGAAGGAAGTGTTCTTCCATTTATAGCGGCAGCTATTTTAATGGTTTATTTAGATAACTGAATTAAGTCTTGAATTAACCCTACTGTAGATATCATATTTAGACCTTTCTTAGTTTATACAGCAGTTTCTGTAGCAACACTATTTATATTTGGTCCTGCACTAGGAATGGTTGAATTTGGATTAAGTCAAATTTGTATTCTATTTGAAAAAATACCACTTGGATTAGGGATTGCTCTTTTTGCAATGCTTTGACAAGTTATGGTCTTAAGTGGAGTACATGTGGCCGTAATTATGAGCATAATGATTGGAACATTATTTCAATCACCTGTTGTTCCCACTTCATTAGATATAGCGACTGCTATTGGTTCTTTTGGGCAAGTTGGCGCAGCAATTGGTTTAATATTTGTAACAAGAAACTCGCAATTAAAAAATTATACAACTGGTTGTCTTGCTGCTGGGTTTTTAGGTATAAGTGAACCTATAATTTATGGAGCAACTTTACCAAAGATTAGACCATTCATTGGTGGATGTATTGGCGCAGGTATAGGTGGTTGATTATTAGGTTTATTAAATATAAAAGCATCAGTTGTTTCTGGTCTTGGAGTATTTTCAATAACAGCCGTTTCTGGTTTTGCTGATCAAGCGTTGTTTATTTTATGTTGAGTTGTTACAATAGCAACCGGGGCCTTATTTACAATTCTTTTATATTCAGAAAAATGAGATGAATATAAATATTCTAAAAAACAATTTAGAAAAATTAATAAAATATTATTACCAATATTTAAAAATAAAAATGAAGATTTAAATTTAATAAAAGAGAAATTAAATAAAATTGAAAATGTTTATTTAGAAGAAGTTCAAAAAAACAAATCATTGTTTAACAAATATTACAAATACTTTATTTTAAAAACTAAGTATGAATCTAAAACAAATTTATTAATTCAAAAAGAAGAAAAAATAAAAAGAAAGCTTTATAACAATGCTGAAAGAATGTTAAGTAAAGAAAAAGTTGATAAAGTAAAATTAAATAAAGCGATAATTAAATCTAATGATTTTAATCTAGATAAAGAAAAAAATGAAATTAACAAAAAATTAATTGAGTTAAAAAATTTAAATAGTGAAATGATTTCTGAGTATAATGAAATGATAAAAAATTTAACTATTAGTTCTGAAAAAGCATTAAATGATCTTGCTAAATTATCAAGATTTGAAGAGATTACAAAATTCAAAACTAATATGCATAATGCCATTAATTCAGTTGAAATTAATTTTGGAGTTATAGACGAGCAAGAACAACTATTTAACAAACAAGATAGATTAAAAGCAAAAACTTTTAATTAA
- a CDS encoding glycoside hydrolase family 1 protein, which translates to MKFIKDDFLWGGATSAGQIEGAWNKNMKSPTLLDVSPFNSEIDRKEMQISSKTKNEYLKNLEVIEDYKFPKRLGINFYDKYKEDIALFKEAGMNIYRMSIAWSRIFPNGNEQQPNVEGLQFYKNVFEECKKNGLKIMVTMQHFDVPIPIMTKYGGWVNKKVIDLYLKYAEVLFKEFYEDVDFWLPFNEIDIAIWAPELGIGIFKSDYSEDQKSLVSASYQGLHNQFVAQAKTIELAKKISDKIKIGCMLANSTTYAIDCKPENVMENLKMQQFSRWFYYDVMARGEYPKYIKRHFSENNILLDITSEELEIIKNNTIEYITFSYYMTGTVSKDKIKKANANLHDIGENPFLESTEWGWQIDPIGLRITLNEIWDRYQLPIFISENGIGVVETLNSSQTVEDDYRIKYLKEHIIQINEALKDGVDVFGYTMWTPIDVVSASTCEMSKRYGLIFVDYDDYHNGTGKRFKKKSYHWFQNFMKTKEL; encoded by the coding sequence ATGAAATTTATTAAAGATGATTTTTTATGAGGTGGAGCAACAAGTGCTGGACAAATTGAAGGTGCCTGAAATAAAAATATGAAGTCACCGACTTTACTTGATGTATCACCTTTTAATTCTGAAATAGACAGAAAAGAAATGCAAATTTCTTCTAAAACGAAAAATGAATATTTAAAAAACCTTGAAGTTATTGAAGATTATAAGTTTCCAAAAAGATTGGGTATCAATTTTTATGATAAGTATAAAGAAGATATTGCTTTATTTAAAGAAGCAGGAATGAACATTTATAGAATGTCAATTGCTTGATCAAGAATTTTTCCAAATGGAAATGAACAACAACCAAATGTTGAGGGACTTCAGTTTTACAAAAATGTTTTTGAAGAGTGTAAAAAAAATGGATTAAAAATAATGGTCACAATGCAACATTTTGATGTTCCAATTCCAATAATGACAAAATACGGGGGATGAGTTAATAAAAAAGTAATTGATTTATATTTAAAGTATGCAGAAGTGCTTTTTAAAGAATTTTATGAGGATGTTGATTTTTGATTACCCTTTAATGAAATAGATATTGCCATATGAGCTCCTGAATTAGGAATTGGAATTTTTAAATCTGATTATTCAGAAGATCAAAAAAGTTTGGTTTCTGCAAGTTATCAAGGTTTACATAATCAATTTGTTGCTCAAGCCAAAACAATTGAATTAGCTAAAAAAATATCAGATAAAATAAAAATTGGATGTATGCTAGCAAATTCAACAACTTATGCAATAGATTGTAAACCAGAAAATGTAATGGAAAACCTAAAAATGCAACAATTTTCAAGGTGATTCTATTATGATGTTATGGCTAGAGGGGAATACCCAAAATACATTAAAAGACACTTTTCAGAAAATAACATTTTATTAGATATTACTTCTGAAGAATTAGAAATTATAAAAAATAATACTATTGAATACATAACTTTTAGTTACTATATGACTGGGACAGTTTCAAAAGACAAAATTAAAAAAGCAAACGCTAATTTACATGACATAGGAGAAAACCCGTTTTTAGAGTCTACTGAATGAGGGTGACAAATTGATCCGATAGGTTTAAGAATAACATTAAATGAAATATGAGATAGATATCAACTACCTATTTTTATTTCTGAAAACGGAATAGGTGTTGTTGAAACATTAAATAGTTCTCAAACTGTTGAAGATGATTACAGAATAAAATATCTAAAAGAACATATTATTCAAATTAATGAAGCCTTGAAAGACGGAGTTGACGTATTTGGCTATACAATGTGAACTCCAATTGATGTAGTTTCAGCTTCAACTTGTGAAATGTCAAAAAGATATGGATTAATTTTTGTAGATTATGATGATTATCACAATGGAACTGGAAAAAGATTTAAGAAAAAATCTTATCACTGATTCCAAAACTTTATGAAAACTAAAGAATTATAA
- a CDS encoding glucosamine-6-phosphate deaminase, protein MNIIKTKNYEAMTDEAIKSFINILEQNKNKKRINVSVTGGKSPKLFYEKIISIINDLDYIEKLHFYNFDEVPLRNDLTTGITFKDLTELFFKHININKEQIHQLNVLNYKEHIAQLEKDGGLDLILLGIGTDGHFCGNMSGVTKFGDRTRLINNIDLENNISVPKLDLNLFADQFVTMGPRDIMAVRNIIMIANGKGKAEVIDQIINGPVIEEVPSTILTLHPFFTLILDEEANSIAKA, encoded by the coding sequence ATGAATATAATTAAAACTAAAAACTATGAAGCAATGACTGATGAAGCTATTAAATCATTCATTAATATACTTGAACAAAATAAAAATAAAAAAAGAATTAATGTTTCTGTAACCGGAGGAAAAAGCCCTAAATTATTCTATGAGAAAATAATCTCTATAATAAATGACTTAGACTACATTGAAAAATTACATTTTTATAATTTTGATGAAGTTCCTTTAAGAAACGACTTAACAACAGGAATCACTTTTAAAGACTTAACAGAATTGTTCTTTAAGCATATAAATATTAATAAAGAACAAATTCACCAGCTAAATGTTCTTAACTATAAAGAGCACATTGCTCAATTAGAAAAAGATGGCGGACTTGATTTAATTCTTTTAGGAATCGGAACTGATGGCCATTTTTGCGGAAATATGTCAGGTGTTACAAAATTTGGTGATAGAACAAGATTGATCAATAATATAGATCTTGAAAATAATATTAGTGTTCCTAAATTAGATTTAAATTTATTTGCTGACCAATTTGTAACAATGGGTCCAAGAGATATAATGGCAGTTAGAAATATTATAATGATTGCAAATGGTAAAGGAAAAGCTGAAGTAATTGACCAAATAATTAATGGTCCAGTTATAGAAGAAGTACCTTCAACAATTTTAACTTTACATCCCTTCTTTACATTAATATTAGACGAGGAAGCAAATAGTATAGCAAAAGCATAA